Part of the Osmerus eperlanus chromosome 22, fOsmEpe2.1, whole genome shotgun sequence genome, gcgttgttactgacaatgattagggaggacaaacccgtttgagcgtttttcctgaaatacgttttaatagttattcctggggaaattatggaattaaattacatattaactatactgAAATACGTGTGCAAAATAATATCAACAATATTTGCTCAAtttagacgtttttaaaggtttttaattttacCCCGAAGCTACTTCCGTTAATCAGCAGTTTGTGAAAAAAAGGCTAGTTTTACGACAGTGACTTtggatgtagcctactttaacatgttagctgattagccgTTACGAGTGACatatgtatacagttacattaacaaacctcttgTTTGTAAAATACGTAgtcttaaatacgatgggaacacatcacataaACAATTCTAAAACGTCCGACACGCCAAATGTTGTcattttttgtcaagcgtccCTGAAGCTCAAATTCCGAGTCGGAGTTCCATTAAGCTTTTcattgcagtgaatgggtgcggaCACTCATCTGGCATAAACTCAAATATCTCAgaagtcccaactggaaaatgttagcGGTTTTACAGTCCTGTAGAGGACATTTTcctgaacagattgacatcaagttaaggatgtggcattgaagttcaggttagtagccaTGGGTGTAAAGACCACTTGGCTAATTACAGACGTCTTAAACTGTTAAAACCCCAGTACCACAtacgggacggtattcacacgGGCATTGGTTCTAATTTGAGTGATAGTTTGTtacatcaattgaaaaactgatctgggacttttgactcaagtagtgggggtgCTAGCTTGTCCGTGctatagcttcctaaacaaccATGGAATTCTACGTTTGAGGTTTTTGGTGGATTTGCTTAAATAGTGACACAGTACATCTGTGTATTAGTTTGCTTAGGAAACGACTCTCATTTACACTTTAAATCACACACTAGACAGACACCAGTGTAACTGTAGTGATGGTACCTATACAGTACACATTTCTAAGGTTTAAGTTACCTCTTCTAAGACACAAGACAGGTGTTGTCAACATCTACAACAGGCCTATAGCACTGGTAGCAATCTTTTGAGAAAGATTTGATAAAGCAAAGACATGATGAGTGAGTAGCCTATGATACATCAAGGGAGGAGGTTGATTGAGATTTGGGCTCCGAGACATTATTCTGCCAGACATACAATAGTTGATAACTTGGATCAGTACAGTAAGGCAAATGCAAGCATCTTATTGACAATGTCCATGCCAGGGGCGTTGTtggacataaaactctactggggcacaggcccctattcatatccctttttttcttccaagcttgctgcgcacaatacactactcggctatagaaactccccttgcttaacccactatacaacagttcagatacgcaagtttgatatcagctttagcagggacatcaatagttaatgcgagcgcatacattttttcgcattcatttgagcgcaaatactttttttggagcttcatgtaatattgtttttatgttttagtcaaaataagatgggtaggcctatcatttagaaactttctttagttttgtaatgttttcttagcctacctcaattctgacttgtgtgccgagtccgacacctggacttctgtgtgcgtgctgcagtggctatttggcaagctcagaagagcacacggacatggaattctgcgggcaTCGGTTTGAGTTTTCGGTTTAACTGCTTTAATTGGGATACTGCTTTGGCATAACACATCTTCACATGTAGGCTCCACCGCTGATAATGTCGCTTTCATGATCCTGTACACAGCTACTCCTGAAGTGCGctgtgctgtgccccagtaaaaagggtctaacgacgcccctggtcCATGCATTAGCCAAGGACAAAACAAGCCTACTTTATTGTGTTGATTAGGTTTAATTAAAAAAGGAGAATGACAAAATGATCTCTGCTCCCAAAAACAAGCTCTAGTTATAGTAGCATACTTGTGCTTTCCAGTCAGTGTCTAGTTCTGATGGCCATACCAAGACTGGTCCTGCTTGAAAAGCATCCAACCTTCCAGTCTCTATTTTTGTTGCCATTGTTCTGAGAAGCCTTTTAAAAAGAAAACTAGTCACAGTCACTGTTGAGTTGTCGTTCTTCGAGGCAAACCGATCAACTACATCCTCATACATCTGAACAACATTTGTAGACTTAGTACTGCTCATCTGCAAACCATGAAACTGTCCCCTGTCTTCTTGTCGTTTCTATGAGCCAGACAAGGATGGTCACAACTTGACTTATTTTGTTGAGCCATCTTATTACGTACCACATACATACTTTCTTGTATCCACATACTAATTACATCATTATGTGGGCCTACTATACATGTTATAGCACAATACATTTCACCCTGTGTACATGTAAACGGTACTGTGTACATTTCCCACACTGTCAGTAAGATGCTTGATgcactgatcaaagttattgtaAGACTTATGTTAGACAAATGTAAGTCTTATTGTCAGTGTGGGAAATCACAGTGGTTTTTACATATACACAGAGGAAACACAGTTACATTTACAGATGAGCAGTTATGAGCCCATGGATGCCAGTCCGGTGTTTGAGGATGTGGATGGTCAGTTTGCCTCAACTTCTAAGGAGAATGGTCAACAGTGAATGTGACTTACATGTTTTTTAAAGGCTTCTCATAGAACCAAGGTATAAAAACAGCAGACTAGAGTTTGGTGCTTTTTAAGCAGGACAAGTCTTGGTAACAGCAATCAAAACAAGTCTTGGTTACAGCAATCAAAACTAGATACTGATTGGAAAGCACAAGTAAGCTACTACCCACTTCTAGCTTGTTTGTGAGAGCCTTTTGTCATTGGCTTCTTTAATTTAGTTAGTCATCAAGTTCTGATGTAGTAAACCATTATCAAAGCATTGCACTACTGCCAGAGCTCTTCAGTAATTTTGGATCTCCATAATGTTTGTTTTCCCTTTTACACTTTCCCAGAGAGGTGTTTAGTTGCCTTGCACATAAAACAAATGAAATACTCATTCAGCGTTGTCAGCTTCTCTTatactccttttatatcaacCTCTCTCAATCCTAGTTTTCGGGCCTACTAGCttgcatgtttttagatgtttatctgctacaaatgaatgggttgtctaCAAAATGAGTTGGAAGCAAAATACCACTTAAGTGTGCCCTTtgcgcccctccccccacctgtcaCAGGGCCAGGCTGCTGCTGTAACTTGCTAGCCAACCTTAACTGAGGGGACTGTTTAAACGCGCTGGAATTAAAAAATGTTTATCTTTCTGAATATTTGAGACCACACATTCGTAGATGTACGTTTCCACTATATGTATACGGATTTTGAGGTCGAACCGATTAAATGAGCGAAAACAAGGCACATCTGTCCATATTTTGTtagtgaagcagggagaggaatgCTCGTGGCAAGCTAACTAGCTGGATAGAGCGATGGGGAGTTTGTTAGCACTCAAAATGTAGCTCTAAAGAGGGGCACTCCTCGGACATAAGCTCGATTATAAAAATCCCCCAGCTGGGAAATGTTAGCGGTTTTCACAGTCCTGTAGAGGAGACCTTCATGAACAGAATGGCATCAAAttgaggctgtggcattgaagttcaggttagtagccaATGGCTCAAAGTACTCTCAGCCCATTACAGACGTCTTAAAATGGGAAAACAACTGTGCCACATACGGGATGGTATTCGCACAGGGATTGGCTCTAATTTGAGTGAcaggttgattcaccaattgaaaaactcatctgggaattttgatttttgtaagggGAGGGACGAGATTTTACTGTCGCCGTTTGGCTTCCTAAACAGCAATATAATTAGAAGTTTCTCTAAACCGCGTCGCGTACAGCAtaacagtgagctacactggcttAAAACTACAGGTATATAATGATAATTGTACCCATTAACTGTTTCCTAGTAACATTATctcataataaatcataaaacGTTCATTGATATGTGAGccatgtttattattttaacgattgaaaacggatGTATCACAGACCGCTATCGTATATGTcgtccaacagaggctaattatGCTAACGTCTCAGTCAACAAGCGAAAATTGACTACTGTTTTCGAAAGTAAATGTACTAATAATATCATCGTACATCGTATTGTACATTAAATCTCACAAGTGTGTTTTTTATGACAATTTTAAATGAGCAATAAGTTCAGTTTAGCATTTGTTGACGCTTGGAACTCTCCGTTGTGATTACATTGAGAGCAGAACGTTTGTCCTCcctacaatgatcgctaccagtgagctttttatgaaagcgattttccactaaataaatgtcaagcttatttacgtttttgggggcttattttcagttagaagatggtactgtttgaatcgcgattcaatgttctactgccggtaacgtcgtagaataatcttcaaagggggttctttattcatgaatgaatgcaatatgagtaggctaaatgccttaaaatatcacgagaagggaaaaacttaaaaggacgtttacgtcatagagattaggtcaatttttacaccggtctgccaaatttattcgttttgattcaacgatgaggatgccttttgcaggggaaatgagaagatctatttcattctacacttcactcgtattttcagttgtaaatgagcagcaaaaaaaaaatgcttttaaatctatgtaatctttataaataataagtatgcatttttatataaaatatacagaaatatcagttttaaaaatgtcattcaaaaatggacccctgtgcaaccgacgcaagcaagcacaccctacaatttccccagaaattgtaccctctctagtttctttAGTAATTGCAAACTTGTATCGAGTAGAACACCATTTAAGACCTGTAACGTTTCGTGAGCTTATAGAAAGTTTGAATGAGTTGAAGACATGCATCGATTCACCAGAACCAGCTAGCTTGTCTTACCAAGCTCCACGCAGTCGAACAGGTATGTGTTCAAGTGTTAAAAATGAATTGTATGTATTTGTTGCAGATAGTAGTAGTCTAATAACTGCTGTGTTTTGTAATAAATAGTTAAAATAATGCAAGTTTTGCAGCACTTCCTAAGCCTCATGAATTTTCTAGGACCATTATGGCTAGCAGTAGGCTAGCTAGATAGGTTCAGTTTAACTTATTTTGATACAGAAGTGTAACTACGGAATATTtctaaaatatgtttttttctgttaagtaaaacatgttttgtgtTTTAGGCCAAAGAGGGAGACCATCTATTCATGTCACCAGAGCTCAGATACAAGTGCTCCAAAGACAGGGTTTTACCATTAATGGCCAGGAACTTGGATTGTTCATCCTCCTATCTGTACAAAAAATCCATATTGTTGGGTATTTCTTTGCGTCATCGATTCACAACTATTGGCGATGATGAGCTTGAGCAACACATAAGCAGACTACACCAACAGTGTCCACAATCAGGCTTAACGGTAATTATTATTAGGCCTTTTATAATTCCTGACAACATTCattacataaaacatttataaataaTATGAAACCTATTTGATTAATACACCATTTAATATTGTCTTACACTAAGAGCTTTTCCAGTGTCCTATTCTATATGAATTTGTCACTGCTACAGTCTTACAGCTTCAGAAAAGTTTGCGTCAGCCATCCTCTAGTCTAAGACTTGTCCAAAtagccagactgcttttttaCACTAATTTCCTTAACCAGAAAGTAAATCTGAGCAAACAGAATTTAGGACAAACTTGGCCACATTGTCTTAAGCTTGGCCAGGTTGAGGCTCCATGGGACCTGGCCACAATTGGCAATCGCACAACTGAGCCTTCAACTCCACAAAATAACCCAGATGAGTCTTGACGGTATGATTTTGCCTgttaaataaatttgatttctcaaatgcagatgatgcagGGATACCTTCGGGCTGAGGGGATAACGGTTCAAAGAAGAAGGGTTCGTGAGATGCTGACCAGGGTGGACCCAGCTGCAGCAGCCCAGAGGTGGAGCAACGTTGTTGCAAGACGCAGTTATCATGTGCCATTTCCAAACAGTTTATGGCACATAGATGGCCACATGCGTCTCATACGGTAATCACAAATGATTAGTTAACGCTATTGAGTTTAACATTTCAAGTGCATATTCTCAGTTATCTTAGTGTCAATGTGTTAGTGACCACATAACATGTTCTTGTGATTTGTATAGAGAAACTTGATTTAGAATTATGGTAGTATAACCACAGGAACATTTAAATAGCAGTCCATAAATTAAGCCCGCATGTACACATCTGTTATACACATTAAGTTGACTGTACAATTTAATACATTTTTCCTTTTTTGGTAACAACACTTCTAGATGGGGATTTGTGACCCACGCTGGAATTGATGGTCGTTCTCGTGTGATCACGTTCCTGAGATGCAGTACAAACAACACTGCTACAACTGTGCTTTCACATTTTGTCAGAGCCACTTGTCAATATGGAGTCCCATCAAGAGTGAGGTCAGATTGCGGAGGTGAAAACACTTTGGTTGCACTGCTAATGACTTTGTTAAATGGACAGGGTCGTGGTAGCCACATCACTGGCAGATCGGTTCATAACCAGCGGATTGAACGTTTTTGGAGAGATGTGTTCATTCAGGTCATCCACAGTTTCTATAATCTCTTTTACTCTTTTGAGGAAGACCTAATTTTGGATCCAAATGACAACATCCATAGGTTTTCACTGCACAAGACATACCTGCCTGAAATCCAAAATAGTTTGGATTGTTTCAGAGTTGCATGGAACAGTCACAGTCTACGCACAGAGCACAACTGCACACCCAATCAAATCTGGATGGACGGCATGCTTGGAAACATTCACCAATATGCCACAGCTGTGCAGAGAGTCTTTGGGAGGATCCGTACACAGAGGAAAGCTTGGAAACAATGTTGGGAAGATATGATATTCAGCTACCTCGGTTGCAAGCTGAAGCTGATAATGATGACCTAGACCGGGCTGTCATCGTAGAACCACCTCCGGTTGCTCTGACGCCTGAACAAGAGCAGGCTCTTCAGGATGCCTTGACAGGGATCACAGATTTAAAACTGAAATACTTTGAAATATCAAAGGAATAAGGAAACACATGTAGCATTGTGAGAGCTATATAGATAAGGAAAATTGTCCATGTTTTATAATGTAAGTTTAGCAACTAGGCTTCATATGTGTACAGTAGCAGCGTGGCAAAGGTTTGCGGGCACGCTGAGGGATCCCCGAGTGCAACATGTTTGAATACTTCACATCAAGTGTGATTAATGAAATGGGAAGCATCAGTAATACTTTGTATGATGTACCatgttgtgttttgtctgtAAATGAGAACCTAGTGCACTGTAATGTGGCAACTGTAATCCTACATGTACCTACAATGATGGGTGTATTTTGCAATCAAATAAACCAATAACTCAGTTGCACAGTGTTTATTCAAGTATGCATCAACATGTCAACAGGCTCAGATGGAGAATGTACCTTTAACCAACGTGCAGACAGTTTGAAAAACAATTGCATTTGGGAGAGACAAGATATGTTATCCTTTTTTAAATTTGATTATTCCTATCATGAGAAACTCGAAAAGCTCAGACTTGTAGCTCAAGTTGTAGCACTGAGGTAATCTGTTTAATTATAGGAGGTGATTTAAAAGCCATCCATTCCAACACTTTCTTTTCAACAAACCTAAATACATCATTTTGAGAACTTATTTTTATAGCCTACAGTCAAATCAATATGCCATAAACTCTGTACACAATGTAGTCTGTGAAAATACCATTAAAAGATCAAACATTAACGGATTACATAAAACCCAAAGTtaagaaaaacaattgaacgtgtgAAGGGTCTGAAATCAGCAGCCAAATTACAGGCTACACTGAGATCAAAACCAGAAAGGCCAGATAAAATGTTTCCTAAAGTACCAGTTTTAGAACAGAGTTTTATGAACAGGGGAGACAAAAGTGCAATTATCAAAGTGATGGGATAAGAAAATTAACTGAATATCAAAGCATAGGtacatgtcatttgtcagtAACTTAAGGTTTTCCAAAACCTAAGCTGTTTTTTGTGGCTGAAGTGACCATTTCCTTCATTCTATATTCGCTATCAAGGCCTCTGGGAAGGTAGAAGGTGAGTGATGCATGGATGCATATGGCATTCGTGACCTGCCTTGTTCCTGGTCATAAAACTCAATGGTTGGCTGTTCCTGGAATCCAAGTGGAGGAATCATGTCTGCTGAGGTGATGAATATGAGGATGTCCTCAAAAGTAACATCTGCTTGACTGTGTTGAGAAGGGATCAGAAATCTAACCATCTGAACCGGTTGTTAACATTTGTATACATTTACTAGGTTCTATTTAGCATTTAATTTAGGGTAATCCAAAACTATTGACACTGTCAATGTGTTTCAAGACAACAGCAAATAATCTTACCTTCTACCATCttgagaggggaggacatgtcGGTGAAGACTGGCAGGAAGGCAGCATAGTGGCTTTCACCACATCCCACAAATTGCCCCATGAGTTCAATCCATCAGTGAATTGTTTGATGATGTTTGCAACTCGGTCAATAGATGTAATTACTTAACAAGGGCAATATCAGACATagttacagtacagtattaTTTCTAAACCTCCAGAGATGATTGCATACATGTTTGTAAAGTCAGCTTCAAAGTGTCATCAACTAAAAAATATGTATGTGTCATTATGATGTGTCACTACCTCATGAACACATAATGTTTGCATATGTATGCAATTGTGTTGgggatctcctctctctttgacaTGTAGTATATGCCACACTCAGCTAACCAGTTGCCTAGAACTTCGGGCTGGAGCAATGCAGCAAACTCATTTTCATCTTTGCAGTTGAGATTCTGACAAAGACAAATATACTTTTTTAAGTTTTTAATGCAATTCTCAACTAGAAGACACAGATCAACCTCTTAGTTGTACACTACTGTGTTACTTGTGTCAATCAAATGTTATACTGCTTGCTCATACCTTCTTGATTTTACTCTGTACATCTTCATCAAGATTTTGCCAACGGAAATCTCTAAAGGATGGGTTGTGGCCACGCATGCAAGTGAATAGTGTTTTGTCGAGGGCTCCCCATGGACGAtcgaaaatgcttcactttgtttttgatagataacacaagggttaaaaacagAGCTGATGGCTGACCTTTTGAAACATTTCCTAAATATTCTTTCCTTGCTACAAATGTGTTTGGGGTCCAGCACACCTGTATTCTAATATCACAGCTAAGAGTTGAAGGGACAGTACCACAATAGAAAAACTGATTTAGGCTCTATTCATTCACGCAAGTTCAGCAGTGCACTGTTTAGATAATGGTTTGGGTGTAACTTTGCAGACCAACTACAGAACCTTTTGTTAGAGAATATAACTCCCGCAGCTTCATGCTAGGAGGTGCATGGTAACCACGTCCAACACCCTGACAAATTCTCCAGGATTGATCAAAGTTTCTCTGTGACTGATTCAAAAAAAGGCTTGGGCACCGTGTGCTACAACAGTTTTAGCAAGTGACTTAGACCGCTACACTGAGGGGTTTAGGATTATTATTCATTAAAAGACCAACCTACCATAGCATGAAGCAGACTTACTGTGGTGAAATTATTTTCGTCATTCGTGTCATGACCACTGCTGTCATGATCACTGCTGTCATTATCGTCATTGTTTTCAGCCAGCATGAAGTCATTTCTACAAATGTGTAAAATAACTCAAATTAACCCTCACTCACCCTAATACACAATTATAATAAACCTGGGGCATTCTAACCCACAATTACAAAGTATTATAGGGTAGTATAACATGAGACCCAATGCCATGTGTTTATGCTGACTAGTAAGCAGTGCCGAGGAGCTCACAAAATAAGGAGGTGATTTAAATTCAggcacaaataaatacatttacaaataCATAATGTAATATCTTTATCAATAACAGCAAGTACCTGTCTACAATTTGAGAAGCATCCACTGCTGAGCTTGTTGGAATTTTGTAAAACACctacaaaaaaaagttttgttgaTACAAACTGTACATAAATATACGAAAATCTATGAAAATGCAAACAAGCTAAGGTACTTTAAGTTTACAGAATTTATCATATATAACCCTTCAATCGATTACAATTATAAAGATGTTCTTAAACTTAAAACAATCCAGAGTGCCTGCTTTCTGTTGTTCATGATAACATACGCCACGTAAATATCTCACATCAGGCGTTCCTGCATTCTGCCACTCTAGTGGGTCCAACGTCTCCAGCTATAAGAAGAATATAAACAATttcttccattttcatttcattaaATTAACTAAGTAAGACAATAACAGTTAAtggccgcgtttcccagattcgttaagaagctcttaacactACGAGCTTCTTAGGAGTGTTCTAAgagcgctctagaacgctcttacagcgctcctaagaagctcttagcttaagagcttcttaacgaatctgggaaacgcggccaaTGATGACACAACATTAATTTGAGTTTACCTGAAATGACATGTCTCTCTCTAATGAATTTTCCATTGATGCTGCTGCTGACATCTGTTGTAAAATAATTACATAATTACTTCATATTATTGATATGCAGAATTTCTGTGAGAAAGAGGTTTTTCTCCTTCTAAGCCAAGAGGTCATGCTGTGGAGCTCACCCCAGTCCACATAAGGGCCTGACTTGTTTCAGGGAACAGGGTTCAATGAGTTACGATACTGTCAGGTATGACCTTTCTAGAATACAAACAGGCTGACCACATGATATGTCATGTAAGGAAATACACATGTATTATGTGTATTAAGTTATATTTCAACTTGTCCATTAATTGTGAAGTCGCTTGTAACGCATGGCCTCACTCATCTGACCACTTTTTGCTTTGTCTGGTTAAATGATTCGGGGTCTTTCTGAACACAGTCAACCCTTTGTAATTGTTGTGGATCTTTCTGGCCCCCAATTTACACCATTCTATCGATTGTTCATAATTTCATGTTCAGTAGATCAAACAAACTCCCATTATTTGGGATTAAAAAAACGTTTCGTACACTACGCAAGAGTTGGGATTCTGTTGGGTTTAGTCTGCTCGTACCGTAGCAGACGGGTTGGAAGATGTCTGTACAAGTGTTTGTAATGAAAAAGTCTCATAATCTCATAAGAAACCTACGTGGACCACCCAACAAAAGAGGTACTGTACTAGTTTTGGCTTTtatactttgttttgttttgttcgaTAACTAGCACTACAGTCGAGCTAGCAAGCACACGTTAATGCTACtgtactctagctagctaggctagctcatCATGAAACGTGAAAAGATATGAATATAATAGACTATACGAGTTTCCAATCCTGTTTCTG contains:
- the LOC134008742 gene encoding uncharacterized protein LOC134008742, producing the protein MSPELRYKCSKDRVLPLMARNLDCSSSYLYKKSILLGISLRHRFTTIGDDELEQHISRLHQQCPQSGLTMMQGYLRAEGITVQRRRVREMLTRVDPAAAAQRWSNVVARRSYHVPFPNSLWHIDGHMRLIRWGFVTHAGIDGRSRVITFLRCSTNNTATTVLSHFVRATCQYGVPSRVRSDCGGENTLVALLMTLLNGQGRGSHITGRSVHNQRIERFWRDVFIQVIHSFYNLFYSFEEDLILDPNDNIHRFSLHKTYLPEIQNSLDCFRVAWNSHSLRTEHNCTPNQIWMDGMLGNIHQYATAVQRVFGRIRTQRKAWKQCWEDMIFSYLGCKLKLIMMT